Proteins encoded in a region of the Vicia villosa cultivar HV-30 ecotype Madison, WI linkage group LG5, Vvil1.0, whole genome shotgun sequence genome:
- the LOC131605618 gene encoding actin-related protein 2/3 complex subunit 3-like, which yields MKEQRKTPTPLKPKTARRLLPPTPSLTPSISYLHEVCQPPSQSCEQTTPPPPRVHESSVFDSELIINVIDIMDDAITFFRANVFFRNFDIKSPTDKLLIYLTFYINVALKRLEGCRTLAEGTKAVINLGLENVPVPGEPGFHFPGLFVIPPSNKEAG from the exons ATGAAGGAGCAGCGAAAAACACCCACACCATTGAAACCAAAAACGGCGCGACGCTTACTCCCTCCGACTCCGTCTCTTACTCCCTCCATTTCATACCTCCACGAAGTCTGCCAACCACCATCACAATCATGCGAACAGACGACACCACCACCACCACGAGTCCACGAGTCTTCCGTCTTCGATTCTG AATTGATTATAAATGTTATTGATATTATGGATGATGCTATCACATTCTTCAGAGCCAATGTATTCTTCAGAAACTTTGACATCAAGAGTCCTACTGATAAGCTTCTAATATACTTGACTTTTTACATTAATGTTGCTCTCAAGAGACTTGAAGGTTGTAGAACTTTGGCTGAAGGAACCAAAGCGGTTATTAACTTGGGTCTTGAAAATGTTCCTGTACCTGGAGAGCCTGGTTTTCATTTTCCGGGTCTTTTTGTCATTCCTCCGTCAAATAAAGAAGCAGGTTAA
- the LOC131602799 gene encoding RNA cytidine acetyltransferase 1-like, with product MRKKVDERIRTLIENGVKSRHRSMFVIIGDKSRDQIVNLHYMLSKAQIKSRPSVLWCYKHKLELSSHIKKRAKQVKKMMQQGLWDPEKADAFSLFAEGGEITYCLYKDSEKVLGNTFGMCILQDFEALQPNLLARTIETVEGGGLVILLLRSLSSLTSLYTMVMDVHDRYRTESHSEATGRFNERFLLSLASCKACVVMDDELNVLPISSHIRSITPVPVKEDSEGLSEVDQGLKKLKEELNEDFPVGPLIRKCCTLDQGKAVITFLDAILDKKLCGTVATFAARGRGKSAALGLSIAGAIAVGYSNIFVTAPSPENLRTLFEFICKGLGVLDYKEHEHFDLVKSQISEHKIVTTRVNIYKHHRQTIQYILPHEHEKLSQVELLVVDEAAAIPLPMVKSLLGPYMVFLSSTVNGYEGTGRSLSLKLVQQLQEQSHVSAKSTEGTGRLFKKVELSESIRYASADPIESWLNTLLCLDVSNAIPNISRLPPANECDLYYVNRDTLFSYHKDSELFLQRMMALYVASHYKNSPNDLQLMADAPAHHLFVLLGPVDESKNQLPDILCVIQVSLEGQISRQSAIQSLSHGHQPFGDQIPWKFCEQFRDTTFPSLSGARIVRIATHPNAMRLGYGSQAVELLTRYYEGQLTPISENDVDDKVHTPQIRITEAAEKVSLLEENVKPRTDLPHLLVHLRERRPEKLHYIGVSFGLTLELFRFWKKHRFAPFYIGQIPNNVTGEHSCMVLKSLNNDEVEVDESNQWGFYGPFYQDFRQRFAYLLASTFRNMEYKLAMSIIDPKINFTEQEPIKTTADKSLGSVKEYLSPHDMKRLEAYVDNLADFHLILDLVSRLSHLYFQEKIPVTLSHAQACVLLCTGLQNQNISHIEGQMKLERQQILSLFIKVMKKFYKYLYGLASKEIESTMPRLKEIVMEPHNVSVDEDLNDGAKQVEDDMKSKSESLFTPELLQRYAIEDGESFDNVLQSTGGKIPTGGLISVKSNRKINKSEKENGSHKSDKKRRIDSHSHKSSKKEKKNRSS from the exons ATGAGGAAGAAAGTAGACGAGCGAATCAGAACTCTTATTGAAAATGGTGTCAAATCAAGGCATAGGTCAATGTTTGTCATTATTGGTGACAAATCTCGTGACCAG ATTGTTAATCTTCACTATATGCTTAGCAAGGCTCAAATCAAATCCAGGCCAAGTGTTTTATGGTGTTACAAGCAcaagcttgaacttagcag TCATATAAAAAAACGTGCCAAGCAGGTTAAAAAAATGATGCAACAGGGACTTTGGGATCCCGAGAAAGCTGATGCATTTTCATTGTTTGCGGAAGGTGGGGAAATAACTTATTGTTTATATAAGGATTCTGAAAAAGTTCTCGGAAACACTTTTGGGATGTGCATTCTTCAG GATTTTGAGGCATTGCAACCTAATCTATTGGCCAGAACAATAGAGACAGTGGAGGGAGGAGGGTTGGTTATTTTGCTTTTACGCTCTCTATCCTCACTAACCAGTTTGTACACGATGGTGATG GATGTCCATGACAGATATCGAACTGAATCCCATTCTGAGGCTACTGGGCGTTTTAATGAACGTTTCTTACTATCACTTGCCTCCTGTAAGGCATGTGTGGTAATGGACGATGAGCTAAATGTATTACCAATTTCGTCTCACATAAGGTCTATTACCCCAGTTCCCGTTAAAGAG GACTCAGAGGGACTCTCAGAAGTAGATCAgggattgaagaaacttaaagAAGAACTAAATGAAGATTTTCCCGTTGGACCACTGATCCGGAAGTGTTGCACGTTGGACCAG GGAAAAGCTGTCATAACATTCCTGGATGCAATTTTGGACAAGAAGCTTTGTGGTACCGTTGCTACTTTTGCTGCACGGGGCCGTGGGAAATCAGCTGCTCTTGGTTTATCAATTGCTGGAGCTATTGCCGTGGG GTACTCAAATATCTTTGTTACTGCACCCAGCCCTGAGAATCTGAGAACCTTGTTCGAGTTCATATGCAAAGGTTTGGGTGTTCTTGACTACAAG GAGCATGAACATTTTGACTTGGTAAAAAGTCAGATTTCCGAGCACAAGATTGTCACTACAAGAGTCAATATTTACAAGCACCACAGGCAGACCATTCAG TATATACTGCCACACGAACATGAAAAGCTTTCACAAGTTGAATTATTGGTTGTTGATGAAGCAGCTGCTATTCCGCTGCCAATGGTGAAGTCTTTACTTGGTCCATATATGGTCTTCCTGTCTTCCACTGTTAATGG TTATGAAGGAACTGGACGCTCTTTGTCACTAAAACTTGTACAGCAACTGCAAGAGCAAAGCCATGTGTCTGCTAAGAGCACGGAGGGCACTG GTCGCCTGTTTAAGAAAGTAGAACTGAGTGAATCCATCAGATATGCTTCTGCGGATCCCATTGAAAGCTGGCTTAACACATTACTTTGCTTAGATGTTTCAAATGCCATACCTAATATTAGCAG GTTACCTCCAGCCAATGAGTGTGATCTTTACTATGTTAATCGGGATACTCTTTTTTCCTATCACAAGGATAGTGAACTATTTTTGCAG CGAATGATGGCCTTATATGTTGCATCACATTACAAGAATTCTCCAAATGATCTGCAATTGATGGCAGATGCTCCAGCACACCACTTGTTTGTGTTACTTG GGCCTGTGGATGAATCAAAGAATCAACTTCCTGATATTTTGTGTGTCATCCAG GTTAGCCTTGAAGGGCAGATATCTCGTCAGTCAGCCATTCAAAGTTTAAGCCATGGTCATCAACCTTTTGGAGATCAAATACCATGGAAATTCTGTGAGCAATTCCGAGATACAACCTTTCCTTCACTCTCTGGCGCTCGCATTGTACGCATTGCTACGCACCCTAATGCAATGAGG CTTGGATATGGTTCTCAAGCAGTTGAGCTGTTAACACG TTATTATGAAGGACAACTTACGCCTATCTCTGAGAATGATGTTGATGATAAAGTGCACACTCCACAAATTAGAATTACAGAAGCTGCAGAGAAG GTTTCACTACTTGAAGAAAATGTAAAACCCAGAACAGATCTTCCTCATTTGTTAGTACATCTACGTGAAAGGCGCCCGGAGAAGCTCCATTATATTGGTGTCTCCTTCGGCCTAACCTTGGAGCTTTTTCGCTTTTGGAAGAAGCATAGATTTGCTCCTTTCTACATTGGCCAGATTCCA AATAATGTGACTGGTGAGCATTCATGCATGGTCCTAAAATCTTTGAATAATGATGAAGTTGAAGTTGATGAATCAAATCAGTGGGGCTTTTATGGTCCATTTTACCAGG ATTTTAGGCAAAGATTTGCGTACCTTCTGGCTTCCACTTTCCGTAACATGGAATATAAGCTTGCTATGAG CATCATAGACCCAAAAATCAACTTTACCGAGCAAGAGCCTATCAAGACAACTGCTGACAAATCATTGGGATCAGTTAAAGAATATTTATCACCACATGATATGAAGCGACTAGAGGCTTATGTTGACAATCTTGCTGACTTTCACCTG ATTTTAGATTTAGTTTCTAGACTGTCACACCTGTACTTCCAAGAAAAGATTCCAGTTACATTATCACATGCTCAAGCTTGTGTGTTACTCTGCACAGgtctgcagaatcagaacatttCGCACATTGAG GGACAAATGAAGCTGGAAAGGCAACAAATATTGTCTCTATTTATTAAGGTTATGAAGAAATTCTACAAATATCTATATGGCCTTGCATCCAAAGAGATTGAATCAACCATGCCACGACTGAAGGAA ATTGTTATGGAACCTCATAATGTTTCTGTGGACGAAGACCTCAACGATGGGGCTAAACAAGTTGAG GACGATATGAAGTCAAAATCAGAGTCTCTCTTTACTCCCGAGTTACTCCAGCGATATGCCATTGAAGACGGAGAATCCTTTGACAATGTTTTACAAAGTACTGGTGGAAAAATACCCACAGGTGGTCTTATCAGTGTGAAATCCAACAGGAAAATAAACAAATCTGAAAAGGAGAATGGAAGTCATAAGAGTGATAAAAAGAGGCGTATAGACAGCCACAGCCATAAATCTAgtaaaaaggaaaagaagaatAGGTCTTCTTGA
- the LOC131607577 gene encoding probable ATP synthase 24 kDa subunit, mitochondrial: MALASRIASKSRLLYGSQILLQREFAVPVRHYAKGSELPALKGDEMLKNIFLEVKNKFETAIGILKKEKITLAPEDPAAVSHYAKVMKTIREKANLLTESQDILETIDLATHDIPDARTYLLTLKEIRTKRGLIDNLGAEGLMIDALDKIEKDLKKPLLRNDKKGMDLLLAEFDKINKKLGIQKQELPKLEEELELKIAKAQLEELKKDVVEAIETQQKKEEFKDEAGAVDVKSLDIRNFL, encoded by the exons ATGGCACTCGCTTCTCGCATCGCATCCAAATCCAGATTG ctGTATGGTAGTCAAATTCTTCTGCAAAGGGAGTTTGCTGTTCCGGTTCGTCACTATGCTAAAGGCTCTGAACTTCCTGCTCTTAAGGGAGATG AGATGCTGAAGAATATTTTTCTGGAGGTGAAGAACAAATTTGAGACAGCCATCGGAATATTAAAAAAGGAGAAGATCACTCTAGCTCCAGAGGATCCAGCTGCTGTTTCTCATTATGCCAAGGTCATGAAAACGATCAGAGAGAA GGCAAACCTCTTGACAGAATCCCAAGACATCTTAGAAACCATTGATCTAGCGACACACGATATTCCTGATGCTCGAACTTATCTTTTGACCTTGAAGGAAATAAGAACCAA GAGAGGTCTTATAGATAATCTTGGAGCTGAGGGTTTGATGATTGATGCATTGGACAAAATCGAAAAGGATTTAAAGAAACCCCTCTTGAGAAATGATAAGAAAGGAATGGACCTTCTTTTGGCAGAGTTTGATAAGATTAATAAGAA ACTTGGAATTCAAAAGCAAGAATTGCCAAAGTTAGAAGAGGAGCTGGAGCTTAAAATAGCCAAAGCACAGCTGGAGGAGTTGAAAAAGGATGTTGTTGAGGCAATAGAAACTCAACAGAAAAA GGAGGAATTCAAggatgaggctggggcagttgaTGTCAAATCTTTGGACATCcggaatttcctttaa
- the LOC131607579 gene encoding violaxanthin de-epoxidase, chloroplastic-like, which translates to MFLQLQLHHHHHHLPTPLIHRNNRFSPQHSFLSSNLFLPFSYSSPSPCSFSTTLSTSHTSHLCLRPSSTSVDSAVITDEPPVRLVAIVGHGAVSPLNSASWEQVMLHTAKRLKWVDEGYELLVFTDECIRSNEQIATRLQSELLKADILVIVAVTNKEAVNWIKINTKTIENVICFDSSPDLKNKLGGYDIHNEVKGSIFGNFLGSSELDKTKDSYEVVQTVSEAWDRRSSDDIRFCLLLLINAYIRPVPILKNLRAKGFSTLNCMLKNCGKQVLNCLLDPNCRKALQCLNKCSPVDQVCNYRCIASYESENLEAFSLCVLQKNNCLELEAEVPTKPYVPPMVQFRGQNLSHETAEDLFVGWLGSLQWSWRVVAGQNPAYDQFPCQYQLFYRGKAKGSFWYEPVFQVKTFEGEMVWRRRRYRVKRGKIQGTFYFSVLDNGVVSNEFWTIVDVADDLSWGLFHYHGAARAAGQSYTGAVLVSPDGAFPDESERTKVIAALDKCEIKEWELFFVDNCSCIDPPLGTPEGSSLHAVVQIDDPKWKHV; encoded by the exons ATGTTCTTACAACTTCAactgcatcatcatcatcatcatcttcccaCACCACTGATTCATAGAAACAATCGATTCTCTCCTCAACATTCCTTTCTCTCTTCCAACCTTTTTCTTCCCTTTTCCTATTCTTCTCCATCTCCATGCTCATTCTCAACCACTCTCTCTACTTCACACACTTCTCATCTTTGCCTTCGTCCATCATCAACTTCTGTGGACTCCGCCGTGATAACGGATGAGCCTCCGGTGAGGTTGGTGGCTATAGTTGGCCATGGAGCTGTCAGCCCTCTCAACTCTGCTTCTTGGGAACAAGTCATGCTTCACACA GCAAAAAGATTGAAATGGGTTGATGAAGGATATGAACTTCTTGTATTTACCGACGAATGCATTCGATCGAATGAACAAATTGCCACAAGGCTCCAGAGCGAGTTACTGAAGGCGGATATATTAGTGATTGTCGCTGTTACAAACAAAGAGGCAGTTAACTGGATTAAAATCAACACCAAAACTATTGAAAATGTAATATGCTTCGACTCTTCACCGGATTTGAAGAACAAATTAGGAGGCTATGATATTCATAATGAAGTGAAAGGAAGTATATTTGGAAATTTTTTGGGGAGTTCCGAGTTAGATAAAACGAAAGACTCATACGAAGTAGTACAAACTGTATCCGAAGCATGGGATCGACGTAGTTCTGATGATATACGATTCTGTTTACTATTGTTAATCAATGCTTATATAAGGCCAGTTCCAATATTGAAGAACTTAAGAGCAAAGGGTTTTTCAACTTTGAACTGTATGTTAAAGAACTGTGGCAAGCAAGTGCTTAACTGCTTGTTGGATCCTAATTGTAGAAAAGCTCTTCAAtgcttgaataagtgtagtcctGTTGATCAGGTTTGTAATTACCGATGTATCGCTTCGTACGAAAGTGAAAATCTAGAAGCCTTTTCGCTTTGCGTGTTGCAGAAAAACAACTGTCTTGAATTGGAAGCAGAAGTCCCTACCAAGCCATACGTGCCTCCGATGGTTCAGTTTCGCGGGCAGAATTTAAGCCATGAAACCGCGGAAGATTTGTTTGTCGGTTGGTTAGGAAGTTTGCAATGGAGCTGGCGCGTTGTGGCGGGGCAGAATCCAGCGTATGATCAGTTCCCTTGCCAATATCAGCTATTCTATAGAGGAAAAGCAAAAGGGTCGTTCTGGTATGAACCGGTGTTTCAGGTAAAAACATTTGAAGGCGAAATGGTATGGAGGAGGAGAAGATATAGGGTTAAGAGAGGTAAGATTCAAGGAACATTCTATTTCAGTGTATTGGATAATGGAGTTGTTTCGAATGAGTTTTGGACGATTGTTGATGTAGCCGATGATCTTAGTTGGGGTTTGTTTCACTATCATGGAGCTGCGAGAGCTGCAGGGCAGTCCTATACTGGGGCAGTACTTGTTAGTCCTGATGGAGCATTTccagatgaaagtgaaaggacaaAAGTAATTGCTGCATTAGATAAATGTGAAATCAAAGAGTGGGAGCTTTTTTTTGTGGACAATTGTTCATGCATTGATCCTCCATTGGGAACTCCAGAGGGTTCAAGTTTACATGCTGTAGTACAAATTGATGATCCAAAATGGAAGCATGTATGA